The proteins below are encoded in one region of Rhinolophus sinicus isolate RSC01 linkage group LG07, ASM3656204v1, whole genome shotgun sequence:
- the LOC109449967 gene encoding olfactory receptor 2Z1 — MGDSNQSMTLDFTLMDLFSHSGPHLVLFSLVAAVFTTGLLGNAILLFLICIDSRLHTPMYFLLRQLSLLDVGFPLVTIPKMAANFLQGEGSISFGGCAAQMFFLMLLGVSEGVLLSLMSYDRYVAVCHPLHYPVLMRHQVCLFMVGISWLSGVLVASIQTSITLHFPYCASHTVDHFFCELPALLKLSCVDTSGYELALSISGVLILLLPLSLIVTSYSHVLGAVLRMRSAEARYKAFTTCSSHITVVGLFYGAAVFMYMVPGTYHSPQQDNVVSLFYSLVTPTLNPLIYSLRNREVRVALVKVLGRTGFRSKRRRHHGVCWVDPRTLPYS; from the coding sequence ATGGGGGACTCAAATCAGTCAATGACCTTGGACTTCACTCTCATGGATCTCTTCAGCCACTCAGGGCCACATCTGGTCCTATTCTCCCTTGTGGCAGCCGTATTCACCACAGGCCTTCTGGGCAATGCCATCCTGCTCTTCCTGATCTGCATAGACTCCAGGCTCCACACACCCATGTACTTTCTTCTCAGACAACTCTCCCTGTTGGATGTTGGCTTTCCACTGGTCACCATCCCCAAGATGGCAGCCAACTTCCTGCAGGGAGAAGGTTCCATTTCCTTTGGAGGTTGTGCAGCTCAGATGTTCTTCCTGATGCTGTTGGGTGTCTCTGAGGGTGTCCTGCTATCCCTCATGTCTTATGACCGCTACGTTGCTGTGTGCCACCCCCTGCATTATCCTGTGCTCATGAGACACCAGGTGTGCCTGTTCATGGTGGGTATTTCCTGGTTGTCAGGTGTGCTGGTGGCCTCCATCCAGACCTCCATCACCCTGCACTTCCCCTACTGTGCCTCACACACTGTGGACCACTTCTTCTGTGAGCTGCCAGCTCTGCTGAAGCTGTCTTGTGTGGACACCTCCGGCTATGAGTTGGCGCTGTCCATCTCGGGGGTGCTGATCTTGTTGCTGCCCCTGTCCCTCATTGTCACCTCTTATAGCCACGTGTTGGGGGCCGTTCTCCGCATGCGCTCGGCTGAGGCCCGGTACAAGGCCTTCACCACCTGCTCCTCGCATATCACTGTAGTGGGGCTCTTTTATGGGGCTGCTGTGTTCATGTACATGGTGCCAGGAACATACCACAGCCCACAGCAGGACAATGTGGTCTCCCTCTTTTACAGTCTCGTCACCCCCACACTCAATCCCCTCATTTATAGCCTGAGGAACCGAGAAGTTCGAGTGGCTTTGGTCAAGGTCCTTGGGAGAACTGGCTTCAGATCAAAGAGAAGAAGACATCATGGGGTGTGTTGGGTTGATCCAAGGACTCTCCCTTACAGCTAA